Within Rhodopirellula islandica, the genomic segment AATCAGGCGTTCGCTGGAACACACCGCTCTTGCCGCCGGACTTCGACTCCAACCGCACCTGATCAATCTCCATCGATCGATCCACCGATTTCAGCATGTCGTACACGGTCAGGGCCGCGGTGGTGGCCGCGGTCATCGCTTCCATCTCAATTCCGGTCTTGCCTGTCGTCCGAGCCGTTGCGATGCACCGCAGGGATTGGCGAGCAGCCCCAGCAACCTCGCCCGGCTCGGAATCGGTCACCCAATCAAAGTCGATGGACACCGCTTCGATCGGAATCGCGTGACACAACGGGATCAAGTGGGACGTCCACTTGGCCCCTGCGATTCCCGCCAACCTCGCCACTGCCAGGACATCGCCCTTCTTGGCATCGCCACGACGAATTGATTCGGCGGCATCGGCTGACAGCCGAATCAGCGCCGACGCGACCGCTTCGCGGACCGTGGTCTCCTTGCTGGTCACGTCGACCATGTGGACTTCCCCGGCAGCATTAAAATGAGTCGAGCGTGGTTCGGGTTTCATGGCGGAATCAAAACGGCGAAGACAATTGTAGAACGGGCTCGGTCAAGACACGCGTTGACCACGCCAGGCTCGGGCCCAGGCAACTTTAGCTGCCGCCCACATGAGCACAACCAAAGCGGCATGCACATTCAGATCCACTGGCCTCAATCAAACCCTCTCAGGTGAGCCTGCCAGGCTCTGAGAAGCGATCCTGGCGATTCCAGCGATGATTCCGTCACACAAGGCTGGCGGCATCACCCAAGCCGGGTGGGCGTGGGGAACCAAACCGTTACCCCCGGCATCCAATCAAAAAGATTTGGGAAAGTTTTTTTGGCAATGTTGATTGATGTTGACAAGCAAAACACGTGATTCCAGCAGTCGATTCGCTGATAGTGATTGTTCGCGATGAATCACATTAAAGAGTTGACCCGGATTTACTCGACACTATGTCTCGGAAGGGAGCAGTTTGGCTTCGGCTGAAACGCTCCCGGACACCCAGGGGGGAATTCTGGGAAAAGGTGCTTCGGTGTCTCACCGCCGCAGGAAGGGTTCGTCATGATGACGGTCCACAATTGCAATGGTGATTCCTAGCACTGCCAACGGGCGATCTCAGCCGATCGTTCCGCACCAACAAATCGTATTGCATGAACCCAACGTCAGGATGACGCTGGGGGGAATGAAACGAGTGCGATGTTGCGGAACGCTGGGCCGAGTGTCACTTGCGGGCTTTCTATGGTTCTTCCCGCCGATTGCATGCCCATGCGGTCGTTTGACCAGACTCATTACATTTTCATCGCGAGAATCCCGAATCGGAAAGCGTTCAGCAGGACGCGAGCCGGCAGGCCCAGACCCAGCGTTTGACAACCTCAACCATCATCAATCGAAGCACGACCCACCGTGAACAGATTGGTTCCCAACGAGATTTTCGTTGAGAGCGTGTGGATGAGAACGGAGAGCGAAAGAAGGGCCACAGGGGCAATGGTTACCGACGCACCATTGTTCCAAGGGAAGAATCAACGAGGCGTTTTGGAGCACCTAGTATGAAGGTCTTCACAACTGGACAGGTCGCTAAGATCTGTAAAGTTGCCCCACGAACTGTTAGTAAATGGTTCGATTCGGGGCGTTTGAAAGGCTACCGCATTCCTGGATCGCAAGATCGCCGGATCCCGCGGGAGTATTTGATTAAATTCTTGAAAGAGCATGGTATGCCCTTGGGCGACCTGGAAGACGAAGCGATGGCAAAGTGCCTGATCGTCGCCCAGGACCAAGTTCTCATTGAGAACCTGAAGCGTGAATTGCCACCCGAGAAATCGTTCAAAGTCGCTGTTGCAGCCAGCGGATTTGAAGCGGGAATTCAAGCCGAAAGCTTCAACCCAGACTGCATCATCGTGGACTTCTCGATCGGCAAGATCGAAGCGGTTCAGATTTGTCAAAACCTGCGAAAGAACATCGATTTCACCGATATCGTGTTGATTGCGTTGTTGCCAGATGATGGTCAACCAATGAGCTTCGATCGCAGTAGCATCAACGAGACGTTCAAAAAACCGTTCGACGCCCACTTGTTGGCAGAACGTTTGCGAACCCTCGTCGGAGCAAAGAAGGAGTTGGTCTAAGACCGACTTTGAAGGGCCTCTGTGCCACCCCGCCTCGACGCCCTTCATGCGAACCCGCTCGCATGAAGGGCGTTTTTTCGTTGGCACCTGCCCTCATCAACCAATCTCCCTTCTCGGCGAATGGGTTGTGTGAACAGAACACCTGGCGCATCGCAACTTTCTTGCGACTCAAATTTGCGTCCCCTCTCTGGGATCGATAAAACCATGGACGATCGTTCGCGTTCGTCCATTGGAATCATCGAGGTCAGCCATGCGCCACGAAAAGACAATGCCTTGCACGAAAAGTGCTTGGTTCCTCCTCGCTTGCTTCGCGAGCATCTGCTGGCCGCCCATCCAAGCCCAGGACACAACGGCGAAGGCGCCCCCGCATGTCAGTGGCCCCACCGTCACCGGCACCATCGTGATGCCCGACGGCAGTCCATCCAGCGGAGCAACCGTCTTCCTGTTGGAAAGCAACGGGCGCTCATTTCGTTTGCCCACGCATCCGTTGAGAACGGAAACCCAATCGGATGGAACATTTCAGTTCGACAACGTCCCCGTCGGCAGACATCGCTTGTGGGCAGAGACGGATCAATTCACGACGCTGGCTGAGAAACTGCGAGGCGCCATCATCCACGTCGAAGCAGAACCGCCGAGCGAACCCAGCGACATCGAATTGAATCTGCATCCCGGCTGTGGTTACGACGTGGTCGTGCACGATGCCGAGACGGAGCAACCGATCCCCAACGCACGGATCTCGTTTGGCTGGACCGACATCGTTCGCGAATACGCCACCGACGACGATGGCATCGCGAAGCCACGAAACTTGGCGATGTCAGATTGGTACTTCATCGCCAAAGCTGATGGCTACGCCACCAAGTTCCTCAAGACATCCAAGCAAGAACTCGGAACCATCCTCCCGCTTCGGTTTGACTTGGACCGCGGTGGCAAGCTGGTCGGCATCTTGCGAGACGGGAACGACCAACCCATTGCCGATGCCAAGGTTTCGATCACCGCAACATCACGCGGGATGGAACCCGGCTACGGATCGACTGTCACGAATGCAGCCGGCGAGTTTTCGTTCGACGGTTTGCCCCTCGACAAAACGTTCCGACTTTTCGCAAGCAAAGACGGTTACCTCCGCGCCAACCATGAATGCGTGGTGACGTCGGCGGAAGGATCGACTCCAGCCGACTTTGTGATGCTGAAACGTCCCTATGGCGGGGACGTCCGAGTCACCGTGCTCGACGAGAATGGCGAACCGTTGCCGGAGGCAAAGCTGACCAATCGAGGCAGCAGCACCGCCGATGTTCTTTCCGGCGAGACCAATGATGAAGGGGTCTGCCTGCTGCAAAATTTGTACACTGGCTACGCGGGGTGCCAGGTGACGGTCAAGGCAGATGGCTACATCGCTGTGCAGCACGACGTCGAACCGGGAACCATCGAATCACCGGCACAACTCACGGTCAGCCTTCAACCTGGCAAGACGCTTCGCGGCAAAGTGATTCTTCCCAGCGGTGCCCCAGCGCCCAAACTGACCGTCTATTACGATGGCGGCGAGAACCCCTTCCACGGTCTGGGAGGCCGAGTCGAAACCGACGCCGAGGGCAAGTTCGAAATTCGCGGACTGGAATCTCAAACCACGCTGACCCTTTCAACGCCATCGAAGTATGCCCCCGTTCGAAAACTTCTCGTGCAAGTCATCGACGAAGAGCTTGAACTTCCACTGCAAGCCGCTGGCGTCCTGATCGCTCGCGCGGTGGACGCGAGCACGAATGCTCCCATTACCAGCTTCAATGTCAAACTCGGGTTCTGCGAAGACAGGCGAGCTGGCGACCCTCGTCCAGGCGGAATCTCGTCGAGTCTGACACGTCAGGGTGAAAACATTCAGGGCACCAAAAAGGAGTTTCGCCTGAACGGTCAGACGCCGGGCACGCCGTACAAACTGATCGTTTCTGCGGACGGCTACGAAACCAAGATCGTGGATAGGGCCGAAGTCCAATCGGCGGAAGGGGCCGAGACGCTGGACGTGCCTCTGAAACGCCTGCGGGCGGAAGATTATCACGCCGTCGCTGGCCAACTGCTCGACTCCGAAGGGAATCCGATCGCCGGCGCGTCGGTACGATTGTTGGTCGGTGGCGCCGTCCCACAACCGATGGGCAATGGGCGGATGCAGGGCTGGCGTTTCTATCACTGGGGGTTGCTACGACGCGACGACATCGAAAACCGAGACCAATGCTTGCAATTTTTTAAAGCCACCAGTGACGCCGACGGCCGATTCGAATTCACCGGCGTCCGAAAGGAGACTCCGTGGCTGGAGCTGTTTTACTTTGGGACGAACTTGATGCCGCAGCGGTATTCGAACCTGCGGGATTTCTCCGACCTGGAACTCACCGACTTGGTCGTCCAAGCCGAAGCCCCCGCCAGCCTGACGATCGACCTCGACCTGAACGATTGGCCGACCGCAGACTCAGTCACGTTGCAAGCGAAGGATTACATCAACGGCCAGAACGCGGTCGATCTGGCTTTCGAGAGTGAATCAAAAAAGCTGGTTGATGGGCCACCAATTGTTTTCTCAGATCTTCCCTCCGGCACCTATTCCGTTCTCCTACAGGCCAAACCGGTGCCGCTCGGGAATGGTGGCTACCGTGTCCAATCGGTTCATCAGCAAGCGATCACGATCGAATCGGGGCGTTCGCACGACATCGAATTAAAACGATGAACGCGTGCAGGCCAGAAACCACGGAAGCGGCGACCAACAGCGCGTATTCGTCGTCGGCAGACCATTTCGACACCGAAATGCTTCCACGCTGACGCCTCGTTTTGAGTTTCGGACGAAGCGGCTACACTAACCCGTCGCGACGGACGACGATCCCTTGCATCATTGATCCGCCCAAAGCTGCTTTTGTGAAATTGCGATTTCTCGCGAGCCGTGCCCGCCTTCCCCCCGTGACTTCATGGCCCATCTCACCGCTTCCATCGACGGCAACCCTTCGGGCACGTTTCAGTTAGACCGAGACGAAATGCAGGTGGGACGTCACCCCGATTGCGACATTGTGGTCGACGCCGGAGCCGTCAGCCGTTTCCATGCGAAAATCGTCAAGACGGGCAACGAGTTCGCTGTCGAAGACGCCGGCAGTCGCAACGGAACCTTCGTCAACGGGCAACTGCTGGCGCGGCCTCACGTGCTCTCCGAAGGCGACCGAATCCGAATCAGCGAAGTCATGCTGGTCTTCCACGGCGACGAAGCACCGGGCTTTGCCAGCGGAAGCGGCAGTGGCGAAATGACCTTCGATGGATCCAATTTTGGGATCTTGATGGTCGATGAGACTCACGCGAAACAGATCACTGGTCCCAAGGTCGAGTTTCGTTCGGGTGACGATGGCCTGAAGATGTCGGCGACGGCGGAAGCCAAACTGGCCGCCTTGATCGCCATCAACAGCAATCTGACCGGTGCCATTTCCGTCGATGACGTGCTGCCCAAAGTCCTCTCGAGTTTGTTTCAAATCTTTCCATCGGCCGACCGCGGTTTTGTGGTCATGGAAACCCCCGACGGGGCATTGGTTCCTCGTTGGGTCCAATTGCGAAACAAAACGGACGACACCGAAACGATTCGGATCAGTCGAACCATCATTCGCCAAACGATGGAAACCGGTCACACCATTCTGTCGCTCGATGCGATGGACGACAGTCGGTTTGACAGCAGCGAATCGATCGCCGACTTTTCGATTCGTTCGATGATGTGCGCGCCCCTGCACGACGAAGACGGCAATGCCATCGGCGCTTTGCAAATTGACTCCACCCAGGGTCGCGGCCAATTCCGAGACGAGGACATCGACTTGCTGACCGGCATCGCTGCCCAAGCCAGTGTGGTGATCAACAACGCTCGCATGCACGAACGCGCATTGCGACAACAGGAAGTCGAACAAGATCTCAAGCTTGCCAAAGAAGTCCAGCGAGCCTTCCTTCCTGCAAAAGAACCGAAGGTTCCAACCTATTACCTCGAGAGTTTTTACCAAGCCGCCAACCACATCGGCGGCGACTACTTTGACTACGTCGACCTGCCGGACGGACGGCTCGCTGTCGTGGTGGCGGATGTCGTCGGCCACGGGGTGGCCGCCGCGATGTACATGGCCAAACTGTCGGCGGAGACTCGATTTTGCCTGGCCAGCGAACCCGATCTCGCTCGCGCGGTGGAACGTCTCAACGACCGCATGAGCGCCTTGGAAGTCCAACGCTTCGTGACTTACCTGTTGGTTGTGATCGACCCGCAGTCCAATGAACTCAAGATCGTCAACGCAGGCCACATGCCTCCCATCGTACGCGATGCGGTGACTGGCAAAATCAGCGAACCGGGCGACGAAGACTCCGGCCTGCCGATCGCGATCGACGAAGGCATGGACTACGCCGTGACCACGGTCCCCATGCACGCGGGTGACCTGGCGTTGATGTACACCGATGGTTTCAGTGAAGCACTCAACGCAAAAGAAGAAGAGTGGGGAACCGATCCACTTCGCCAAATTGTTCTCAATGCGGTCCCCTCGGGCGAAGACGACGAGCCCTTGGCCAAAACGGTCAAGGGTGACATCGTTCGCCAAGCGTTCGAGCACATGGGAAGCGCAGTGCAATTCGACGACATGTGCCTGGTCATCATTGAACGAACCGAAGATGCCGCCGGAGGCAAACCGCGAAGCGCCCCCGCCCTTGCCGAACCCGGTGAAGAACCACCCAAAACCTCCAAACAATCTGAAACGATCAACGAACTGGATATCAACGACACCCTGCCAACCGATCTGTCGGAAAACGGCTGATCGCCTAACGCACCTTGTGTTTTCGATCACCGTCACCGGCACGTGTTTCGACCCGCTCCATGACGCAAGAAGGTCTTGACGACTTTCGCGACGTTGACCTCCAATTTTTTCAGCTCTCCCAGACCTCTCGCCGCCTTCTTAAGACACGCAACTCATCATGACCAAGACAACCTGCCGCTGGGGAATCTTAGGCGCCGCAAACATCGCTCGTAAAAACTGGAAAGCCATTCGGATGAGTGGGAACGGCGTCGTTGCCGCCGTCGCCAGCCGGGATGTGCAGCGGGCCGAATCCTTCATCCACGATTGCTCGCTGGAATGCCCCCCCGTGACCACTGCAGCCGATGGCTCCGCGGAACTGACTCGCCCCGAGGCCATGGGCGATTACCAAGCGATGCTGGACCGCGACGACATTGACGCGGTTTACATCGCTGTGCCAACGACGCATCGCAAAAAATGGGTGCTCGCCGCGGCCGCAGCAGGCAAACATGTGATCGCTGAAAAACCATTCGCCGTTCACAGCGACGACGCCAACGAAATGGCCGATGCCTGCCGCGAAGCTGGTGTGAACCTGATGGACGGCGTGATGTTCGATCACTCCAGCCGACTGCCTGAACTCAAACACACGCTGACCGACCCGGTCGCGTTTGGCGACCTGAAACGAATCCAAACGCACTTCTCATTTTGCGGTGATGACTCGTTCGAAGAAGCCAACATTCGCGCCAATGCAGAACTCGAACCACACGGTGCACTCGGCGACCTGGGTTGGTACTGCATCCGATTCACACTTTGGGCCGCCGGGGACCGACTGCCAGTCGCCGTCAGCGGCCAATCGACCGTCCGCTTGGATGAAGGCCGCGTGCCCGGTGAATTTCAAGGCGAGATGCGATTTGATGACGGACTGACCGCGGGCTTCTTCTGCTCGTTCTTTTCCGTCAACCAGCAAACCGCCACCCTCTCCGGCAACCGCGGCTATGTGACACTGAACGATTTCGTGCTGCCATTCAACGGCTCCGAATCCAGCTGGGAAACGCACCAGCACGAACTGTTCATCGACAACTG encodes:
- a CDS encoding Gfo/Idh/MocA family protein — its product is MTKTTCRWGILGAANIARKNWKAIRMSGNGVVAAVASRDVQRAESFIHDCSLECPPVTTAADGSAELTRPEAMGDYQAMLDRDDIDAVYIAVPTTHRKKWVLAAAAAGKHVIAEKPFAVHSDDANEMADACREAGVNLMDGVMFDHSSRLPELKHTLTDPVAFGDLKRIQTHFSFCGDDSFEEANIRANAELEPHGALGDLGWYCIRFTLWAAGDRLPVAVSGQSTVRLDEGRVPGEFQGEMRFDDGLTAGFFCSFFSVNQQTATLSGNRGYVTLNDFVLPFNGSESSWETHQHELFIDNCRWNFGKHTRQQGVTEHASGEADSQETRMFRHFADEVLHGRVETRSSDIAIKTQQVLDALRRSDADESNWVSL
- the moaC gene encoding cyclic pyranopterin monophosphate synthase MoaC; this encodes MKPEPRSTHFNAAGEVHMVDVTSKETTVREAVASALIRLSADAAESIRRGDAKKGDVLAVARLAGIAGAKWTSHLIPLCHAIPIEAVSIDFDWVTDSEPGEVAGAARQSLRCIATARTTGKTGIEMEAMTAATTAALTVYDMLKSVDRSMEIDQVRLESKSGGKSGVFQRTPDSGEATAGDSAN
- a CDS encoding MSCRAMM family protein; the protein is MPCTKSAWFLLACFASICWPPIQAQDTTAKAPPHVSGPTVTGTIVMPDGSPSSGATVFLLESNGRSFRLPTHPLRTETQSDGTFQFDNVPVGRHRLWAETDQFTTLAEKLRGAIIHVEAEPPSEPSDIELNLHPGCGYDVVVHDAETEQPIPNARISFGWTDIVREYATDDDGIAKPRNLAMSDWYFIAKADGYATKFLKTSKQELGTILPLRFDLDRGGKLVGILRDGNDQPIADAKVSITATSRGMEPGYGSTVTNAAGEFSFDGLPLDKTFRLFASKDGYLRANHECVVTSAEGSTPADFVMLKRPYGGDVRVTVLDENGEPLPEAKLTNRGSSTADVLSGETNDEGVCLLQNLYTGYAGCQVTVKADGYIAVQHDVEPGTIESPAQLTVSLQPGKTLRGKVILPSGAPAPKLTVYYDGGENPFHGLGGRVETDAEGKFEIRGLESQTTLTLSTPSKYAPVRKLLVQVIDEELELPLQAAGVLIARAVDASTNAPITSFNVKLGFCEDRRAGDPRPGGISSSLTRQGENIQGTKKEFRLNGQTPGTPYKLIVSADGYETKIVDRAEVQSAEGAETLDVPLKRLRAEDYHAVAGQLLDSEGNPIAGASVRLLVGGAVPQPMGNGRMQGWRFYHWGLLRRDDIENRDQCLQFFKATSDADGRFEFTGVRKETPWLELFYFGTNLMPQRYSNLRDFSDLELTDLVVQAEAPASLTIDLDLNDWPTADSVTLQAKDYINGQNAVDLAFESESKKLVDGPPIVFSDLPSGTYSVLLQAKPVPLGNGGYRVQSVHQQAITIESGRSHDIELKR
- a CDS encoding helix-turn-helix domain-containing protein, encoding MKVFTTGQVAKICKVAPRTVSKWFDSGRLKGYRIPGSQDRRIPREYLIKFLKEHGMPLGDLEDEAMAKCLIVAQDQVLIENLKRELPPEKSFKVAVAASGFEAGIQAESFNPDCIIVDFSIGKIEAVQICQNLRKNIDFTDIVLIALLPDDGQPMSFDRSSINETFKKPFDAHLLAERLRTLVGAKKELV
- a CDS encoding SpoIIE family protein phosphatase; translation: MAHLTASIDGNPSGTFQLDRDEMQVGRHPDCDIVVDAGAVSRFHAKIVKTGNEFAVEDAGSRNGTFVNGQLLARPHVLSEGDRIRISEVMLVFHGDEAPGFASGSGSGEMTFDGSNFGILMVDETHAKQITGPKVEFRSGDDGLKMSATAEAKLAALIAINSNLTGAISVDDVLPKVLSSLFQIFPSADRGFVVMETPDGALVPRWVQLRNKTDDTETIRISRTIIRQTMETGHTILSLDAMDDSRFDSSESIADFSIRSMMCAPLHDEDGNAIGALQIDSTQGRGQFRDEDIDLLTGIAAQASVVINNARMHERALRQQEVEQDLKLAKEVQRAFLPAKEPKVPTYYLESFYQAANHIGGDYFDYVDLPDGRLAVVVADVVGHGVAAAMYMAKLSAETRFCLASEPDLARAVERLNDRMSALEVQRFVTYLLVVIDPQSNELKIVNAGHMPPIVRDAVTGKISEPGDEDSGLPIAIDEGMDYAVTTVPMHAGDLALMYTDGFSEALNAKEEEWGTDPLRQIVLNAVPSGEDDEPLAKTVKGDIVRQAFEHMGSAVQFDDMCLVIIERTEDAAGGKPRSAPALAEPGEEPPKTSKQSETINELDINDTLPTDLSENG